The Carassius auratus strain Wakin chromosome 40, ASM336829v1, whole genome shotgun sequence genome has a segment encoding these proteins:
- the LOC113058730 gene encoding sodium channel subunit beta-4-like gives MEFQAKRSFLHRCTRSGDVVHAGLVITLLIGVWYAQALEVNTGKVHSIEVMNGSSVLLPCTYASCIGIQNLYFNWQFKDNGTLVKLCEAIIPAEGIEPNVKIYHERVEFVGSSKQNNISIVLHNVTFEDQGDYICFARNPKEKERNHSAVFTLFVVDELKEVDNTLTIIIVSVLGGVIGLIILIMVVKAVVLAVLNKAQEKNKECLVTSSGNDNTENGLRGSKADSKPKPKA, from the exons ATGGAGTTTCAAGCTAAACGATCATTTTTGCACAGGTGTACGCGGTCTGGCGATGTAGTCCACGCTGGTCTGGTCATCACACTTCTGATTG GAGTGTGGTACGCTCAAGCATTGGAGGTGAATACAGGGAAGGTCCATTCCATAGAAGTGATGAATGGCAGTTCAGTGCTCTTACCCTGCACTTACGCCAGCTGCATTGGCATTCAAAACCTTTACTTCAACTGGCAGTTCAAGGACAATGGGACATTGGTTAAG CTCTGTGAGGCCATCATCCCAGCAGAGGGAATAGAACCTAACGTGAAAATCTATCATGAGCGGGTGGAGTTTGTTGGCTCCAGCAAACAGAATAACATCTCCATCGTATTGCATAACGTCACCTTTGAGGACCAGGGAGATTACATCTGCTTCGCACGTAACCCCAAAGAGAAGGAACGCAATCATAGTGCAGTTTTCACTCTTTTTGTGGTGGACGAAT TGAAAGAGGTGGACAACACATTGACCATCATCATTGTGTCCGTGCTTGGCGGGGTCATAGGTCTGATCATTCTCATCATGGTGGTGAAAGCTGTAGTCCTCGCCGTTCTAAACAAGGCCCAGGAGAAGAA TAAAGAGTGCCTTGTGACCTCTTCAGGGAATGACAATACAGAAAATGGTCTCCGGGGATCCAAAGCAGACAGCAAACCGAAACCAAAAGCGTGA